The Theileria annulata chromosome 3, complete sequence, *** SEQUENCING IN PROGRESS *** genome has a segment encoding these proteins:
- a CDS encoding eukaryotic translation initiation factor 5, putative — protein sequence MSYVNIPRYRDDPNYRYKMPRIQSRIEGRGNGTKTNISNMGDIARALKRPPTYATKFFGCELGAMSKFEESEEKALINGAHTDTTLAGVLDKFIELYVLCQNCQLPEIELFVKRGELLCSCNACGHKGTLDMTHKAASYMIKNPVNIPKITKEGSSSKESTNGVTINTGLKSDKAKKHRDPSKSEKSEKVDKSEKTEKSDKVGKIEELSIESPELSEIVTRLRCYLEKGDRTCEDFSEELHMLQISQGFDNVSRMFIALSAIFSSDVPLTLELFKDRIQLVKAATGYSMTAKEKISALEYFIFQSNPHEITNYPYYSQLLYSHDILEGSDFIRYYNKSNRHSGNLNNIYLRAKETIAPFIEWLQED from the coding sequence ATGTCTTACGTTAACATTCCCCGATATCGAGACGACCCCAATTACCGCTATAAAATGCCCAGAATCCAGTCTAGGATCGAGGGCCGCGGAAACGGTACTAAAACTAACATTTCTAATATGGGAGATATAGCTCGCGCACTCAAGAGACCACCAACATACGCAACAAAGTTCTTTGGCTGTGAATTAGGAGCTATGTCAAAGTTTGAGGAGTCAGAAGAGAAGGCATTGATCAACGGAGCACATACCGATACAACACTAGCAGGCGTATTAGACAAGTTCATAGAGTTGTATGTACTCTGCCAAAACTGCCAGCTGCCTGAGATCGAGCTGTTTGTTAAGCGCGGTGAGCTCCTGTGTTCATGTAACGCATGTGGCCACAAGGGAACCCTGGATATGACGCACAAAGCCGCAAGCTACATGATCAAGAACCCAGTCAACATACCAAAAATAACAAAGGAAGGCTCAAGCTCAAAGGAGTCAACAAATGGCGTGACGATTAACACAGGCTTAAAGTCCGACAAGGCCAAGAAGCACCGTGACCCAAGTAAGTCTGAAAAGTCAGAGAAAGTTGACAAGTCAGAGAAAACTGAAAAATCTGACAAGGTGGGGAAGATAGAGGAGTTATCCATCGAGAGTCCTGAATTGTCAGAAATAGTCACAAGGTTACGCTGTTACTTGGAGAAAGGCGATAGGACCTGTGAGGACTTTTCTGAAGAGCTCCACATGCTTCAGATTTCCCAAGGCTTTGACAACGTAAGTCGCATGTTCATAGCTCTTTCTGCCATTTTCAGTTCTGACGTACCTCTTACACTAGAACTCTTTAAGGATAGGATTCAACTGGTAAAGGCTGCCACTGGGTATTCCATGACAGCTAAGGAAAAGATTTCTGCActtgaatattttattttccagTCCAACCCTCATGAAATAACTAACTACCCCTACTATTCACAGCTTCTATACTCCCATGACATTCTCGAAGGATCTGACTTCATCAGATACTATAACAAGAGCAACCGTCACTCTGGAAACCTCAACAACATCTACCTCAGGGCGAAGGAAACCATAGCACCATTTATTGAGTGGTTACAGGAGGATTAA
- a CDS encoding rabgdi protein, putative, with translation MDEIYDVCVLGTGLKESILSGLLSQSGKKVLVMDRNPYYGGESASLNLTNLYKYFKRESTPPESFGVNRDWNVDLIPKFVLAGGKLVKILRATETSQYLEWQVLDGSYVYQHQKGNFLYSEKFIHKVPASDKEALSSPLMGFLEKNRCHNFYKFVFNFNERDKSTWKNHNPFLESITAYYKHYGLEENTIDFLGHAVALYTNDDYLKLPACEPIKKMKLYMESLMRFGSSPFIYPVYGLGGIPEAFSRKCAIHRGTFMLNKPVKEFKFDEDGKVCGVVTAEGELARCSMVVCDPTYCLELAPEKVKSTGKVIRCICILSNPIPETNNASSCQIIIPQKQLNRKHDVYVTLVSYSHGVTSKGKFVCIISTTVETNDPVSEITPALGLIGKVEEHFINISDIYVPTSKECKDNIFVTESYDATSHFESASNDVLKLWREMTGSEYDLSKVDVRLDLM, from the exons atGGACGAAATATATGAT GTTTGTGTTCTTGGAACAGGCTTGAAGGAGAGTATCTTAAGCGGCTTGCTCTCACAAAGCG GCAAGAAGGTACTTGTAATGGATCGTAACCCCTACTACGGAGGAGAGTCAGCTTCGTTAAACCTAACGAACCTGTACAAATACTTCAAAAGag AATCTACGCCTCCCGAATCATTTGGAGTTAATCGAGATTGGAATGTTGATCTAATACCCAAATTCGTTCTGGCAGGAGGGAAGCTAGTAAAAATTCTTAGAGCCACCGAAACATCCCAGTACCTGGAATGGCAAGTTTTGGATGGAAGCTACGTGTATCAGCACCAGAAGGGGAACTTTTTGTACAGCGAGAAGTTCATTCACAAGGTCCCAGCATCTGACAAAGAAGCTCTTTCATCACCATTGATGGGTTTTCTCGAAAAAAACAGATGCCATAacttttataaatttgtttttaactTTAATGAAAGGGACAAAAGTACGTGGAAGAATCATAATCCGTTCCTGGAGTCCATAACTGCGTATTACAAACATTATGGACTGGAAGAAAACACGATAGACTTTTTGGGCCACGCAGTAGCACTTTACACTAACGACGACTACCTAAAACTGCCTGCCTGTGAGCCAATAAAAAAGATGAAACTTTATATGGAGTCACTAATGAGATTTGGATCATCACCATTCATATACCCCGTATATGGTCTGGGAGGGATTCCTGAGGCATTTTCCCGAAAATGCGCAATTCATAGAGGAACATTTATGTTAAACAAGCCAGTTAAGGAGTTTAAGTTTGATGAAGATGGAAAAGTCTGTGGAGTAGTGACAGCGGAAGGGGAACTTGCAAGATGTTCAATGGTAGTATGTGATCCAACATACTGTCTGGAACTGGCACCAGAAAAGGTTAAAAGCACAGGAAAAGTAATAAGATGCATCTGCATATTAAGTAATCCGATTCCAGAGACAAATAATGCATCTTCATGTCAAATTATAATACCTCAGAAACAACTTAACCGTAAACACG ACGTGTATGTAACTCTGGTTTCATACTCGCACGGGGTCACGAGTAAAGGAAAATTCGTATGTATCATATCAACAACAGTTGAAACAAATGATCCCGTCTCAG AAATAACCCCAGCGTTGGGATTGATTGGGAAGGTGGAAGAACACTTCATCAACATCTCAGACATATACGTACCAACCTCGAAAGAGTGTAAAGACAAT aTCTTTGTAACTGAGTCCTATGATGCCACCTCGCATTTCGAGTCCGCATCCAACGATGTGCTTAAACT ATGGAGAGAAATGACGGGCAGTGAATATGATCTGTCGAAGGTGGACGTAAgatta GATCTGATGTAA
- a CDS encoding fad-dependent glycerol-3-phosphate dehydrogenase, putative, which yields MGFKTFTKVFGVGSAAVAGSYIFVKREHEKCSIPKNTKYSVPEKLKTRNEMLNKLKTEKFDVLVIGGGCTGTSVALDLATRGVNCALVEANDFASGTSSKSTKLLHGGIRYLENAIYKLDFRELRFVWKALEERAHLIGSLPYANYPIPIVMPIYQYWQLPYFWVNIKVYEMLARFFCCNETKIPSSFYSDKSNALFNFPGLRTNGLLGAVVYYDGQHNDSRTNLMMALTSTVNNYVPGQKGSTVCNYVKVKKILRDPDTNTVNGAVVEDVLSGEEFTVNTKVVVNCTGPFAGETKRLNDPESDLSILHSRGTHLTLPRKYCPTPYGLIIPKTTDGRVLFVLPWLNETIIGTTDNKDDLACNPKPTKEDVEFITKDASIYMNCPNEQLKSEIKSLWSGLRPLIKGVDEVNQTGKLSRGHIIEVDKTGMVNVYGGKWTICRLMAQDCVDELLKFYKDLKQSYKCRTRNLVLLGTHDKDGNSNFDEIRPRFNLLSYKLMKDYGVDHDTANHLVESYGYKSEDVCKLSKENNLLSKIHENYPYLLGEVVYGIRNELACTPVDVLARRTRLAFLDAKAALQSLDKVVSVMEKELNWSPKTKKALYLEAQDYFQQMSHIP from the exons ATGGGATTCAAGACATTTACAAAAGTTTTCGGAGTTGGTTCTGCCGCAGTAGCCGGTTCTTACATCTTTGTAAAAAGGGAACATGAAAAGTGCTCAATACCTAAAAACACCAAATATAGTGTTCcagaaaaattaaaaacaagAAATGAAATGCTCAATAAGTTAAAAACTGAAAAGTTTGATGTTTTAGTTATCGGAGGAGGATGTACAG gAACTTCAGTTGCCCTGGATTTGGCGACGCGTGGCGTAAACTGTGCGCTGGTCGAAGCCAACGACTTTGCTTCAGGTACATCATCCAAGAGCACAAAGCTACTTCACGGAGGAATCAGATACCTAGAAAACGCAATTTATAAGTTGGATTTCAGAGAACTCCGTTTTGTTTGGAAAGCACTGGAAGAAAGAGCACACCTGATAGGCTCACTTCCCTACGCTAATTATCCCATTCCAATTGTTATGCCAATTTATCAGTACTGGCAACTGCCATATTTCTGGGTTAACATCAAGGTGTACGAAATGCTGGCGAGATTCTTCTGTTGCAACGAAACAA aGATTCCAAGCTCATTTTATAGTGACAAGTCCAACGCCCTGTTTAATTTCCCAGGCCTGAGAACCAACGGGCTCCTAGGAGCAGTTGTGTACTACGACGGACAACATAACGACTCCAGAACCAACTTGATGATGGCCCTCACGAGCACAGTGAACAACTATGTTCCAGGCCAGAAGGGTTCAACAGTTTGCAACTACGTTAAGGTCAAGAAGATTCTCAGAGACCCAGATACAAATACCGTAAATGGAGCCGTAGTTGAAGACGTTCTATCAGGAGAAGAGTTCACAGTAAACACCAAGGTTGTTGTCAACTGCACCGGACCATTTGCAGGAGAGACCAAGAGGTTGAATGATCCAGAATCCGATTTGTCAATTTTACATAGCAGAGGAACGCACTTAACACTTCCAAGGAAGTATTGCCCTACACCTTACGGTCTGATAATTCCAAAAACCACAGATGGGAGAGTCCTTTTCGTACTTCCATGGCTTAATGAAACCATTATTGGAACCACAGATAATAAAGACGACTTGGCCTGTAACCCGAAACCAACAAAAGAAGACGTTGAGTTCATAACAAAGGATGCATCAATTTACATGAATTGCCCAAATGAACAATTAAA ATCTGAAATCAAGTCACTCTGGTCAGGCTTGAGACCTCTGATCAAGGGAGTGGATGAGGTAAATCAAACTGGAAAGTTGTCAAGAGGCCATATCATTGAAGTAGATAAAACAGGCATGGTTAATGTGTACGGAGGAAAGTGGACTATCTGCCGCCTAATGGCACAGGATTGCGTTGACGAGCTGCTCAAGTTCTACAAGGACCTGAAACAAAGCTATAAATGCCGTACAAGAAatttagtactattag GTACACATGACAAGGACGGGAATTCTAACTTTGATGAAATCAGACCAAGATTTAATCTCCTCTCCTACAAACTTATGAAAGACTACGGAGTCGACCATGACACCGCAAACCACTTGGTGGAAAGTTACGGATACAAGTCAGAGGACGTATGCAAGCTGTCAAAGGagaataatttgttaaGCAAGATCCATGAAAACTACCCGTACCTACTCGGAGAGGTGGTTTATGGAATCAGAAATGAACTCGCATGTACTCCAGTAGACGTACTGGCAAGGAGGACAAGGCTGGCATTTCTAGACGCAAAAGCAGCTCTTCAGAGTCTGGACAAGGTGGTTAGCGTGATGGAGAAGGAGCTGAATTGGAGTCCTAAGACCAAAAAGGCACTGTATCTTGAAGCTCAAGATTACTTCCAGCAAATGTCACACATCCCATAA
- a CDS encoding 40S ribosomal protein s12, putative → MAEDGSPEVINYMDEDEHVTDLSTAIQKVLLFSLSHGGLVRGLHEVAKALDSKTAQVCFLSKGCSEPAYVKLVQALCKEHSIPLIETDVDSKTLGQWSGLCKYDIEGKPRKIVGATSVAVKDFGEESEALVFLQKHISKLKK, encoded by the coding sequence ATGGCTGAAGACGGATCCCCAGAGGTCATTAACTATATGGACGAGGATGAACATGTCACGGATTTATCCACGGCAATCCAAAaggtattattattttcactATCACATGGTGGACTCGTAAGAGGTCTCCACGAGGTCGCAAAGGCTTTAGATTCCAAGACTGCCCAAGTATGCTTTCTTTCTAAGGGATGCTCAGAGCCTGCTTACGTTAAACTAGTACAGGCTCTTTGTAAGGAACACTCCATTCCTCTAATTGAGACTGATGTTGATTCCAAGACCTTGGGACAGTGGTCTGGTTTGTGTAAATATGACATCGAAGGCAAGCCCCGCAAAATCGTAGGCGCTACCAGTGTTGCGGTGAAGGATTTCGGTGAGGAGTCCGAGGCGCTTGTCTTCCTCCAGAAGCATATTTCTAAACttaagaaataa
- a CDS encoding SWI3-like protein, putative (SMART match (5.53e-07) to SANT domain and Pfam match (1.56e-06) to DNA-binding domain), protein MPKNKFGIKSTNSKILKSIKKKGGMFKKKKLKDDSSKNSSSSSTYELYESSEFEIPEYTQWFDINSVNFIEEECTQNIFIGYGNDKDAICEHYKKIRNKIINLYRKEPDKYLSVTECVRKLGNECNSKRNIGGDASIVMKIHSFLNYWGIINFQARNESGERIYGNKMNIKADQSSTFSTPSKNFSDVFKTGEQYFSDSSDSNSEQFDPDSPEDVVRYSAELNSGQNVDSKSNYPKCCGCNNICRNSYYILGPEFLGGLNKFTEMSPSVRRRGIWCTQCYCNSNYPMTLTKESFVRIDLPQRLSESLSKVDINSKDQKPWSEKQFEKLYEAIRKYGTDWQSVAQHIGGDITPNECILQFVNAPLEHDVTSKLKLTTYMEPPYYEDINPSFPFFDSPNPIVTLLSFCASVISPVVASSAAKAAFDVIFEACKNNTMSPKPAPKKDLVNESEMLELEQNFKEMKRNSFDHSLNSEDKPEGENEPSTDNSSQNPDTPQQMNKLVDTSTLQLAAKAALDAAAARSGELASLEDGKLTQVLPNLISLKIKRISEKLKKFNETQEQMIKDQQHLVCERELHKILKYKGFLQENP, encoded by the exons atgcctaaaaataaattcgGTATCAAGTCAACAAATTCCAAGATTCTAAAATCCATCAAG AAAAAAGGTGGTATGTTCAAGAAGAAGAAACTCAAGGATGATTCTTCCAAAAATTCTTCATCTTCCTCCACCTATGAACTATACGAGTCATCTGAATTTGAAATACCGGAGTATACGCAGTGGTTTGACATAAACTCAGTCAACTTCATAGAAGAAGAATGCACCcaaaacatttttatag GCTACGGCAATGATAAAGATGCCATTTGCGAACATTACAAAAAAATCagaaataaaatcattaacCTATACAGAAAGGAACCAGATAAATATTTGTCGGTAACAGAATGTGTCCGGAAACTAGGTAATGAATGTAATAGTAAACGAAATATAGGAGGAGACGCATCAATAGTGATGAAAATCCACTCATTCCTGAACTATTGGGGAATCATTAACTTTCAAGCTAGAAATGAGTCAGGAGAAAGGATTTAtggaaataaaatgaa TATAAAAGCTGATCAGTCAAGCACGTTTAGCACGCCAAGCAAAAACTTTAGCGACGTTTTTAAAACTGGAGAACAATACTTTTCAGATTCTAGCGACTCTAACTCTGAACAATTTGACCCAGATTCACCAGAAGATGTGGTCAGGTACTCAGCGGAGTTAAACTCAGGGCAAAATGTCGATTCAAAATCTAACTACCCAAAATGTTGTGGATGCAATAATATATGCAGGAATTCATACTATATTCTGGGACCGGAATTTCTAGGAG gtttaaataaatttacagaAATGAGTCCTTCAGTGAGGAGGAGAGGAATTTGGTGTACCCAATGCTACTGTAACTCTAACTACCCAATGACCCTAACTAAGGAAAGCTTTGTTAGGATCGACCTCCCACAAAGGTTGTCAGAAAGCCTTTCCAAAGTGGATATAAACAGCAAAGATCAAAAACCATGGTCTGAAAAACAATTTGAGAAGCTATATGAAGCTATAAGGAAGTACGGTACTGATTGGCAAAGTGTAGCTCAACATATCGGAGGGGATATCACACCCAATGAGTGTATATTACAGTTTGTTAACGCACCACTAGAGCATGATGTTACATCAAAGCTGAAACTTACAACTTATATGGAACCTCCATATTATGAGGACATAAACCCTTCATTTCCATTCTTTGATAGCCCAAACCCAATAGTAACCCTGCTCTCATTTTGCGCAAGTGTTATAAGCCCTGTGGTGGCTTCCTCTGCCGCAAAGGCAGCATTCGACGTCATCTTCGAGGCCTGCAAAAATAACACCATGTCCCCGAAGCCTGCTCCAAAGAAGGATTTGG TGAACGAAAGTGAAATGTTGGAACTGGAACAAAACTTCAAAGAAATGAAAAGGAACTCTTTTGATCATTCATTAAATTCTGAAGATAAGCCAGAAGGAGAGAATGAACCATCGACAGATAATTCTTCTCAAAATCCGGATACTCCTCAACAGATGAATAAACTGGTAGATACAAGTACACTGCAATTGGCTGCTAAGGCAGCTCTGGATGCTGCGGCTGCAAGGTCAGGAGAACTCGCTTCATTGGAGGATGGCAAGCTAACACAAGTTTTACCAAACCTCATATCacttaaaataaaaaggaTCAGTGAGAAGCTAAAGAAATTCAATGAAACCCAAGAACAAATGATCAAGGACCAGCAACACCTGGTTTGT GAGAGGGAACTACACAAAATTCTCAAATACAAAGGATTCTTACAGGAGAATCCATAA
- a CDS encoding uncharacterized protein (1 probable transmembrane helix predicted for TA17915 by TMHMM2.0 at aa 433-452), which yields MDPPTDEVMSLDIDLAQVESNEEVVVTTSELIGPFSTRKYRLKSGQSFSIGSMKGPNFWHVTETLDTKNLVSVSYVYFDGDGKALILILEYANGTKLYYNRFSRYSSRWEQISDMTGDVDPEKIMLPKLKEIFRSFFSSKVKISEKILLRKSYTFRHVTFLISEILDYCEGYDSYCFEPDTAHSVSTISLDNTKLKFPNDLSFVKILCFYYANDDLTTPLLLETLDYKFGGETPLYNYYKPEHMYSKNWLTVESGAKLENPKADSDLKRILDQILFENHEKELEVILKVSPKTYLETKMTRFEGVPFIEHGSLSYGHFYRSISPKLNDSFLVKILLINETVQKIDLKSIRLQSLFVFFTEKNLMPVLICIKKHTHGSGNGMYEWFKQKELSGTEWERLDFDADPVKDRVEIENQIKSLHETSIFGPDTVKSPLFWFTVVLGLVIAVIFGILFSRKLVNLMRRAVVYIRGLFG from the coding sequence ATGGATCCACCAACGGACGAAGTTATGTCGTTAGATATCGACCTTGCTCAAGTTGAATCAAATGAAGAAGTTGTTGTTACAACATCTGAACTTATAGGTCCATTTTCAACTCGTAAATACAGACTGAAATCAGGTCAGAGTTTCTCAATTGGATCAATGAAAGGCCCAAACTTTTGGCATGTGACCGAAACTCTTGATACAAAAAATCTGGTATCCGTTTCATATGTATATTTTGATGGTGACGGGAAAGCCTTAATACTCATTTTAGAATATGCGAATGGGACTAAACTCTATTACAATCGATTTAGTAGATATAGTAGTAGATGGGAACAGATTAGTGACATGACGGGGGATGTGGATCCAGAAAAGATTATGTTACCTAAACTTAAGGAAATATTTCGGAGCTTTTTCAGCTCTAAAGTTAAAATAAGCGAAAAAATCCTTCTAAGGAAATCTTACACATTCCGTCACGTAACATTCTTGATATCAGAAATACTTGATTACTGTGAAGGGTATGATAGTTATTGTTTCGAACCGGACACTGCACACTCTGTTTCAACAATCTCACTTGATAACACCAAATTAAAATTCCCCAATGATTTATcttttgtaaaaatattatgtttTTATTACGCAAATGATGACCTTACCACTCCGTTACTATTAGAAACGTTGGACTACAAATTTGGGGGTGAAACACCTCTGTATAACTATTATAAGCCAGAGCACATGTACAGTAAGAATTGGTTAACTGTTGAATCTGGAGcaaaattagaaaatcCAAAGGCTGACTCTGATCTCAAGAGAATTCTAGACCAAATACTGTTTGAAAATCATGAAAAAGAACTTGAAGTTATTCTAAAAGTCAGTCCAAAGACTTATCTTGAAACTAAAATGACGAGGTTTGAAGGTGTTCCTTTCATTGAACATGGTAGTCTAAGTTATGGTCACTTCTATAGGTCAATTTCACCTAAACTGAATGACTCATTTTTAGTTAAGATTTTGTTAATAAACGAAACTGTAcaaaaaattgatttaaaatctatTAGACTACAAtcattatttgtattttttactgaaaaaaatttgatgcctgttttaatttgtatCAAGAAGCATACTCATGGCAGCGGAAATGGAATGTATGAATGGTTTAAACAAAAAGAACTGAGTGGAACTGAATGGGAAAGATTAGATTTTGATGCGGATCCTGTGAAAGACAGGGTAGAAATagaaaatcaaattaaaagCCTCCATGAAACTAGCATTTTTGGTCCTGATACAGTAAAGAGTCCATTATTTTGGTTCACAGTCGTCTTAGGACTAGTGATTGCTGTTATCTTTGGAATATTATTCAGCAGAAAGTTAGTTAACTTAATGAGAAGGGCGGTTGTTTATATAAGAGGATTATTTGGTTAG
- a CDS encoding uncharacterized protein (3 probable transmembrane helices predicted for TA17955 by TMHMM2.0 at aa 4-26, 39-58 and 63-85;~Signal peptide predicted for TA17955 by SignalP 2.0 HMM (Signal peptide probability 0.940, signal anchor probability 0.025) with cleavage site probability 0.555 between residues 21 and 22), protein MGVFYGFGGFFFGFLLPVGAGLYSCSDKDSQLADYFLRVLFFWVVSNQVVAPVLNVVFGKTSPTFLSMVYTLYPVLLLVPKFNLLKTLDNKAYALLNSDSLTLVKSKLDDVCLASRRALSSLFAKLQEYSKF, encoded by the coding sequence atgggAGTTTTTTACGGGTTTGGAGGGTTCTTTTTTGGTTTTCTTTTACCAGTAGGAGCTGGCCTTTATTCCTGTTCCGACAAAGACTCACAACTCGCTGACTATTTCCTAAGAGTATTGTTTTTTTGGGTAGTTTCAAATCAAGTTGTAGCTCCAGTTCTAAATGTAGTCTTTGGGAAGACTTCTCCAACATTTCTGTCAATGGTTTATACTCTCTACCCGGTTTTACTTCTTGTTCCAAAATTCAATCTATTGAAAACACTTGACAACAAAGCATATGCATTGTTGAATTCCGATTCTCTCACTTTGGTTAAATCAAAACTAGATGATGTTTGTTTGGCTTCTAGAAGGGCTCTTTCATCATTATTCGCAAAGCTTCAGGaatattctaaattttaa
- a CDS encoding 40S ribosomal protein s19, putative — protein METSVDLRKYKLKKADRVVPYRRLNTSLKDCNPDLFINAFAEHMKLKGYLECPKRLDYAKTSVAKELAPQNPDWFYVRAAAVLRHLYFHPDSGVDRLRKAYSSKKRNGSAPNHTCRASGKILRTIVQQLESIGFLEQDLKKRGRRLSRKGCNTVNAFARQLTREVISRT, from the coding sequence ATGGAGACTTCTGTTGATTTAAGGAAATATAAGTTGAAGAAGGCTGATCGCGTTGTCCCTTACAGGAGGTTGAACACCTCATTGAAGGACTGCAATCCCGACCTTTTCATTAATGCTTTCGCTGAACATATGAAACTCAAAGGATACCTTGAATGTCCAAAACGTCTTGATTATGCAAAAACAAGTGTTGCCAAGGAATTAGCACCTCAAAACCCTGATTGGTTCTATGTCAGGGCTGCCGCTGTTTTGCGTCATCTATATTTCCATCCAGACTCTGGAGTTGACAGACTCAGAAAGGCTTATAGTAGCAAGAAAAGAAACGGTTCTGCCCCTAATCACACTTGCAGAGCTTCTGGTAAGATTCTAAGGACTATTGTCCAACAACTTGAGTCGATTGGTTTCCTTGAGCAGGACCTTAAAAAGCGTGGCAGGCGTCTTTCTCGCAAGGGTTGCAATACTGTTAACGCTTTTGCCCGCCAACTAACTAGAGAAGTCATTAGCAGGACCTAA
- a CDS encoding uncharacterized protein (Contains one putative transmembrane domain;~1 probable transmembrane helix predicted for TA17920 by TMHMM2.0 at aa 212-234) produces MILNCGRCISRRPLINSLSGSMNHLNNPNFSQNTVLTRKKSTNKEVGVYGYEPSTNPWEDKSYRALKKDMGHTGWPIMVASSTTQPMWQSYLSQDCTVIPRDGYGCLATFPPEVSTKILHTFRLPPQFYPFLKKLGDDTPSLKPYMDKLIMGVFTNQDYEEMFYKFAKPLKIYRKLIPKPYRTPEEQAKEAEVSWESSWLSYRQKVAAEYNISAGLREYLLGMLIAFYFAYLWADMHKQYRLDMRLFYHEAPEHKINWVNPRGDLL; encoded by the coding sequence atgattttaaattgcGGAAGGTGTATTTCTAGACGCCCGTTAATTAATTCCCTCAGTGGATCAATGAATCATCTTAATAATCCAAACTTTTCTCAAAACACAGTTTTAACTAGAAAAAAAAGCACGAACAAGGAAGTTGGCGTTTATGGATACGAACCTTCAACAAATCCCTGGGAAGACAAGAGCTATAGGGCCCTGAAGAAAGATATGGGACACACTGGCTGGCCCATTATGGTTGCATCAAGTACCACCCAACCAATGTGGCAAAGTTACTTATCCCAGGACTGCACTGTGATCCCGAGGGACGGCTACGGCTGTCTTGCCACATTCCCTCCCGAAGTTTCCACAAAGATACTACACACATTCAGGCTTCCGCCTCAGTTTTACCCGTTTCTTAAAAAACTCGGTGATGACACTCCTTCCCTAAAGCCTTACATGGATAAGCTTATTATGGGTGTTTTCACAAACCAGGACTATGAGGAGATGTTTTACAAATTCGCAAAGCCCTTGAAGATTTATCGCAAGTTAATTCCAAAGCCGTACCGTACTCCTGAGGAGCAGGCTAAGGAGGCCGAAGTTTCCTGGGAGTCCTCGTGGTTAAGTTACCGCCAGAAGGTCGCTGCAGAGTACAACATAAGTGCTGGACTCCGTGAGTATCTCCTTGGAATGCTTATCGCTTTCTACTTTGCATACTTGTGGGCAGATATGCACAAACAATACCGTCTTGACATGAGACTTTTCTACCATGAGGCCCCTGAACACAAAATCAACTGGGTGAATCCCAGGGGCGACCTTctataa
- a CDS encoding uncharacterized protein (Contains 2 putative transmembrane domains;~2 probable transmembrane helices predicted for TA17950 by TMHMM2.0 at aa 112-134 and 144-166) has protein sequence MECSDCLIVYDCIVLLDTNPNLVYKITYNFNETLESMIVIWIPTFNKMKVGSNLRKTRQEKLGVDTSYLEQASELREKLKNQRSKSLGDGESLGSMGPSNLQVGSTGISPALSHGLASAGLGALMGVVGGMGGMSGMGPMPGTLGMGMGMGGMPGMTGIPALPPMAGMRGMAPMGGMGRPMMR, from the exons atggaATGTTCAGATTGTCTAATAGTTTATGATTGTATAGTATTATTGGATACAAATCCAAACTTAGTATACAAAAtaacatataattttaatgaaacaTTAGAATCTATGATTGTTATTTGGATTCCAACATTTAACA AAATGAAAGTTGGAAGTAATTTAAGGAAGACTAGACAGGAAAAACTAGGGGTTGATACGAGTTACCTGGAACAAGCTTCTGAACTCCgtgaaaaattaaaaaatcaacGAAGTAAAAGCTTAGGGGATGGTGAAAGTTTGGGATCTATGGGTCCATCGAATCTTCAGGTGGGTAGCACGGGAATTTCTCCAGCGCTTTCGCACGGCCTTGCAAGCGCCGGCCTTGGTGCTTTGATGGGTGTGGTAGGAGGAATGGGCGGAATGAGTGGAATGGGACCAATGCCCGGAACGCTTGGAATGGGAATGGGAATGGGAGGAATGCCAGGAATGACAGGAATACCCGCTTTGCCTCCGATGGCTGGTATGAGGGGAATGGCACCAATGGGAGGAATGGGACGTCCCATGATGAGATGA